In one Paraburkholderia azotifigens genomic region, the following are encoded:
- a CDS encoding MFS transporter codes for MSESIAYRSRAAWGTTAMLTCFMLLNFLDKIALGMVAVPLMAEFHLSPSAFGLIAGSFYWLFSISTVLVGFVANRMPGRVLLLAMSVSWAVLQLPIALAGGATAILVCRVLLGAAEGPAFPVAVHSLYKWFPDSKRSLPVAVIAQGAGAGLLLAGLVIPFVTQHWGWRVNFVILGAAGALWSVLWLCCGREGPIGEANPTGLAGAQHAGHVAPAGTVAPARMSYRRMLLAPSVLAVFLITFSGFWTLGLTITWLPAYLQNALGFSPGSAGRWFAFVIVVGMPATIGLSVLSQRLVRHGASGGHGRVQLVSVCLLAAGALFAALAFVPLTPVQKVLIFAVAAALPPIAIALAPAILTEMVPERQRASMIAILTAAGNLAGAIAPAVVGRFVQTRGIHDVTGYEMGFAMGAVLLALAALVALRWLDPERTRAALLRATVTVG; via the coding sequence ATGAGCGAATCGATTGCCTATCGGAGCCGCGCGGCCTGGGGCACGACAGCGATGCTGACGTGCTTCATGCTGCTCAATTTTCTCGACAAGATCGCGTTGGGGATGGTCGCGGTGCCCCTGATGGCGGAGTTTCATCTTTCACCGTCGGCGTTCGGGCTGATTGCAGGCAGCTTTTACTGGCTCTTCTCGATCTCGACGGTGCTCGTGGGGTTCGTCGCCAACCGGATGCCAGGGCGCGTACTCCTGCTGGCGATGAGCGTGAGTTGGGCCGTCCTGCAGTTGCCGATCGCACTGGCAGGCGGCGCTACCGCGATTCTGGTCTGCAGGGTGCTGCTGGGCGCCGCCGAGGGGCCGGCCTTTCCCGTTGCGGTTCACTCGCTCTACAAGTGGTTTCCCGACTCGAAGCGCAGCCTGCCCGTTGCCGTCATCGCCCAGGGCGCGGGCGCGGGCCTGTTGCTGGCGGGACTCGTCATTCCGTTCGTGACCCAGCATTGGGGATGGCGCGTGAACTTCGTGATACTCGGCGCGGCGGGCGCGCTGTGGAGTGTGCTGTGGCTGTGCTGCGGCCGGGAAGGGCCGATCGGCGAGGCGAATCCGACCGGTCTTGCCGGTGCACAGCACGCCGGACATGTTGCCCCTGCCGGTACGGTAGCGCCTGCCCGCATGTCTTATCGGCGCATGCTGCTCGCCCCTTCGGTGCTCGCGGTCTTTCTCATCACCTTTAGCGGTTTCTGGACGCTCGGGCTGACCATTACCTGGCTGCCGGCTTACCTCCAGAATGCGCTGGGCTTTAGCCCCGGTTCGGCGGGCCGCTGGTTCGCATTCGTGATCGTTGTCGGCATGCCTGCCACGATCGGCCTGAGCGTGCTCTCGCAGCGTCTGGTTCGGCACGGCGCGAGCGGCGGTCACGGGCGTGTGCAACTCGTGAGCGTATGCCTGCTCGCCGCCGGTGCGTTGTTCGCTGCGCTCGCATTCGTGCCGCTCACGCCCGTGCAGAAGGTGCTGATATTCGCGGTGGCCGCTGCGCTGCCGCCCATTGCGATTGCGCTTGCGCCCGCCATTCTGACTGAAATGGTCCCGGAGCGGCAGCGCGCGAGCATGATCGCGATACTGACCGCGGCGGGTAATCTTGCCGGCGCCATCGCGCCGGCTGTGGTGGGGCGTTTCGTCCAGACGCGCGGAATTCATGACGTGACCGGCTACGAAATGGGTTTCGCCATGGGTGCGGTGCTGCTGGCGCTCGCCGCGCTGGTGGCGTTGCGCTGGCTGGATCCCGAACGCACGCGCGCGGCGCTGCTCCGGGCGACGGTGACCGTGGGCTGA
- a CDS encoding acyl-CoA dehydrogenase: MKMDFSWTEEQRQLADTLRRFAENEYTVEHRRKVTRDHQGLCRNAWRAYAEFGVLALGVPEAYSGFAGRATDTFVVQYEAGRALLLEPLIASSVMSVSMLAEHGGERLKEAWLPALADGSRIVTPAWQERNARYDFHAPRTTARAAGEGFRLDGCKLHVWHGGAADAFIVSAWNAAVDAVTLFVVPASAQGVIVRAYPTVDGQQAAEVTFESVFVESAQVLGDPRRGATILEAGIERGIAALCAASVGAMERLIEMTAEYLRTRHQFGQPLAAFQALRHRLADMLVQKELALSMTHFATAALESDSAEERRRAVSAAKAMVTKAGRFVGQHAIQLHGGIGVTAELVVGDYFKFLMGAAQLFGDADHHVDVFARTAAQEGA; this comes from the coding sequence ATGAAGATGGACTTCTCCTGGACCGAAGAGCAGCGCCAGCTGGCCGACACGCTGCGCCGCTTTGCCGAGAACGAATACACGGTCGAGCATCGCCGCAAGGTGACGCGTGATCATCAGGGCCTGTGCCGCAACGCATGGCGTGCATACGCCGAATTTGGCGTGCTGGCGCTGGGCGTGCCGGAGGCGTACAGCGGCTTCGCGGGGCGCGCGACGGATACGTTCGTCGTCCAGTACGAAGCTGGGCGCGCGCTGTTGCTGGAGCCGCTCATCGCGAGCAGTGTGATGAGCGTGAGCATGCTCGCGGAGCACGGCGGCGAGCGCCTGAAAGAGGCCTGGCTGCCCGCTCTCGCCGACGGCAGCAGGATCGTTACGCCGGCGTGGCAGGAGCGCAATGCGCGCTACGACTTCCACGCGCCGCGCACCACGGCTCGCGCGGCGGGCGAGGGCTTTCGCCTCGATGGCTGCAAGCTGCACGTCTGGCATGGCGGCGCAGCGGATGCATTCATCGTGTCGGCCTGGAATGCCGCCGTCGACGCGGTCACGCTGTTCGTGGTGCCGGCGAGCGCGCAGGGCGTGATCGTGCGAGCTTATCCGACCGTCGACGGCCAGCAGGCCGCCGAAGTCACGTTCGAATCCGTGTTCGTGGAGTCCGCTCAGGTGCTGGGCGATCCGCGCCGGGGCGCCACCATCCTCGAGGCGGGAATCGAGCGCGGCATCGCAGCGTTGTGCGCAGCCTCGGTGGGCGCGATGGAGCGGTTGATCGAGATGACGGCGGAATACCTGCGCACGCGCCATCAGTTCGGCCAGCCGCTCGCCGCATTCCAGGCGCTGCGCCACCGGCTTGCCGACATGCTCGTGCAGAAGGAGTTGGCGCTGTCGATGACACACTTCGCGACGGCGGCGCTGGAGTCGGATTCCGCCGAGGAACGCCGGCGCGCGGTCAGCGCCGCGAAGGCGATGGTGACGAAGGCGGGCCGCTTCGTCGGCCAGCATGCAATCCAGTTGCATGGCGGTATCGGTGTGACAGCGGAACTGGTGGTGGGCGACTACTTCAAGTTCCTCATGGGCGCCGCGCAACTTTTCGGCGATGCGGACCATCACGTCGACGTGTTCGCGCGCACGGCGGCGCAAGAAGGCGCATAA
- a CDS encoding acyl-CoA dehydrogenase family protein, translating to MDLSYSGQDLAFRNEVRGFVRENLPESLRDKVLGHRHLGRDDYVQWQRILHARGWGAPGWPVAFGGTGWTTLQRHLFEVECAVAGAPRQMPFGLSMIGPVLMKFGNEAQHRRFLRRIVASEDWWCQGYSEPCAGSDLASLKTRAVRAGDHYVVNGQKTWTSYAQHANWMFCLVRTDAQVKPQAGISLLLIDMSLPGVTVRPIETIEGACDVNEVWLDDVKVPLENLVGEENAGWTYAKYLLGHERTGIAGVGICQREMRLLKTWAGCVQAGGKPLIDDFRVREKIARLDMEIMALEMLLLRVATQARSRGAGVEASILKIRGSELQQEIAALQIDVMGPDAWPYAASWLEGGFDGWTPAAVHAAAATCNYLEQRKPTIFGGTNEVQREIIAKAILEQ from the coding sequence ATGGATCTGAGTTATTCCGGGCAAGACCTCGCTTTCCGCAACGAGGTGAGGGGCTTCGTACGCGAGAACCTGCCTGAGTCGCTGCGCGACAAGGTGCTGGGTCACCGCCATCTCGGCCGGGACGATTACGTGCAGTGGCAGCGAATCCTGCATGCACGCGGCTGGGGCGCGCCAGGCTGGCCCGTCGCGTTCGGCGGCACGGGCTGGACCACGCTGCAGCGTCATCTCTTCGAGGTGGAGTGCGCGGTGGCGGGCGCGCCGCGGCAGATGCCCTTCGGCCTTTCCATGATTGGCCCGGTGCTGATGAAGTTCGGCAACGAGGCGCAGCATCGGCGCTTTTTGCGGCGCATCGTGGCGTCGGAGGACTGGTGGTGCCAAGGTTACTCGGAGCCCTGTGCCGGCTCCGACCTGGCATCGCTCAAGACGCGGGCGGTGCGCGCGGGCGATCACTATGTCGTGAACGGCCAGAAGACGTGGACCTCGTACGCACAGCACGCGAACTGGATGTTCTGCCTCGTGCGTACGGATGCGCAGGTGAAGCCGCAGGCGGGCATCTCGCTTCTGCTCATCGACATGAGCCTGCCAGGTGTGACGGTGCGGCCGATCGAGACAATCGAAGGCGCGTGCGACGTCAACGAAGTGTGGCTCGACGACGTGAAAGTGCCGCTCGAGAATCTCGTGGGTGAGGAAAACGCCGGCTGGACGTATGCGAAGTATCTGCTGGGCCACGAGCGCACCGGCATCGCTGGGGTTGGCATCTGTCAGCGCGAAATGCGGTTGCTCAAGACATGGGCCGGCTGTGTTCAGGCGGGCGGCAAGCCGCTGATCGACGACTTTCGCGTGCGCGAGAAGATCGCGCGCCTCGACATGGAGATCATGGCGCTCGAAATGCTGCTGCTGCGCGTGGCGACGCAAGCGCGCAGTCGTGGCGCGGGAGTCGAAGCGTCGATCCTCAAGATCCGCGGCTCCGAGCTGCAGCAGGAAATCGCAGCACTCCAGATCGACGTGATGGGCCCGGACGCGTGGCCGTATGCCGCGTCCTGGCTCGAAGGCGGCTTCGACGGCTGGACGCCGGCGGCTGTGCATGCAGCCGCCGCGACCTGCAACTATCTGGAGCAGCGCAAGCCCACCATTTTTGGCGGAACGAACGAAGTGCAACGAGAGATCATCGCGAAGGCGATCCTCGAACAGTGA
- a CDS encoding citryl-CoA lyase: MIKTEIGYTTIDTITVRGKDLSKEILGKMDFVDTMMLTILNRVPDEREKRMVNLILVTACDHGLTPSAMSARLTYLGAPEAMQAAVAAGLLGAGSVFLGTTQNSAEMLIEAAKELGDDASESALLACARAAVQRAKEKKQPIYGVGHPIHVNGDPRVATLARVSRENGYYGKHWRLMVAIEHVFREELGKALPINAVGAIGAIIGDMGLDPLLARGFMLVGRAAGLVGHLYEERQEPVGQALWDLVLTQDPRNEIPVRTPKQK; this comes from the coding sequence ATGATCAAGACTGAAATTGGCTACACCACCATCGATACGATCACCGTACGCGGCAAGGATCTGTCGAAGGAAATCCTCGGCAAGATGGACTTCGTCGACACGATGATGTTGACCATCCTGAACCGCGTGCCTGATGAGCGCGAAAAGCGGATGGTCAACCTCATTCTCGTGACCGCCTGCGACCACGGCCTCACGCCGAGCGCCATGAGCGCGCGCCTGACCTATCTGGGCGCGCCGGAGGCCATGCAGGCGGCTGTTGCGGCTGGCCTGCTGGGAGCGGGCAGCGTGTTTCTCGGCACCACGCAGAACTCGGCGGAGATGCTGATCGAGGCGGCGAAGGAATTGGGCGACGACGCGAGCGAATCGGCGTTGCTCGCCTGCGCGCGTGCGGCCGTTCAGCGCGCAAAGGAAAAGAAGCAGCCGATTTACGGCGTGGGCCACCCGATTCATGTGAACGGCGACCCGCGCGTGGCGACGCTCGCCCGGGTTTCGCGCGAGAACGGCTATTACGGCAAACACTGGCGCCTGATGGTCGCAATCGAGCACGTGTTCCGCGAGGAACTCGGCAAGGCGCTGCCCATCAACGCGGTGGGCGCGATCGGCGCGATCATCGGCGACATGGGTCTCGACCCGCTGCTCGCGCGCGGCTTCATGCTGGTAGGCCGTGCGGCCGGCCTCGTCGGCCACCTCTATGAGGAGCGGCAGGAGCCCGTCGGCCAGGCACTGTGGGATCTCGTGCTGACCCAGGATCCGCGCAACGAAATCCCGGTTCGTACGCCGAAGCAAAAGTGA
- a CDS encoding MaoC/PaaZ C-terminal domain-containing protein — protein MTTALELLPEAVSALRYFWEDMTPGLRFDTASRTVTEADVVSFAALSADYNRVHVDAEYAAGTAWGKRIAHGMLVASIVSGLNTRTVVNQLLEPSLIGMLEVNYRFPKPTLIGDTIKARIEVVDRRETSNPTRGIVGFRRVALNQKDEAVCECLVKMMVSRRPGA, from the coding sequence ATGACGACCGCACTGGAACTCTTGCCCGAGGCCGTTTCGGCTCTGCGCTACTTCTGGGAAGACATGACACCCGGTCTGCGGTTCGATACGGCGAGCCGCACCGTAACTGAAGCCGACGTCGTCAGCTTCGCCGCGCTCTCCGCCGACTACAACCGTGTGCACGTGGACGCCGAATACGCCGCCGGCACCGCCTGGGGCAAGCGCATCGCGCACGGCATGCTGGTCGCCTCGATCGTATCGGGGCTCAATACCCGCACGGTGGTCAACCAGCTGCTCGAGCCCTCGCTCATTGGCATGCTGGAAGTGAACTACCGGTTTCCGAAGCCCACGTTGATCGGCGACACCATCAAGGCACGCATCGAAGTCGTGGACCGTCGTGAAACCTCGAACCCGACGCGCGGCATCGTGGGATTCCGGCGCGTCGCGCTGAACCAGAAGGACGAGGCCGTCTGCGAATGCCTCGTGAAGATGATGGTGAGCCGGCGCCCCGGCGCGTAG
- a CDS encoding acyl-CoA dehydrogenase family protein codes for MDFEFDADQIALRDSIRRYMRKEVMPRIDECEKARNIPLDLLAGMSQFGYIGGLLPEASGGLGLDFVTWAMMLEECGYFWGSLRTIVNITNVFLRLVGHYGTEQQKAHFLAAALASEKAVCVAFSEPNHGSNPAGVETRADDKGDHYLLNGTKLWITNGVAADYLIVLARTYSPTSDGAPSLFLIDRSDTPIEARLVDKMVLKASGTSELFLDNVRIPKENLLGEEGAALRLMAIGLNYGRMNIAMGAVGAAQAALDMSVEYAKTRKQFGKPIGQFQLVQKHIVDMMVRVEAARALGYKAAVSLQKGLPSRIECSIAKLYAAEAAHEVAKIAIAVHGGLGYSTEYPLERIFRDTSGGVIPEGTAEVQTLIVGREVLGMSAIV; via the coding sequence ATGGATTTTGAATTCGACGCGGATCAGATCGCCTTGCGCGACAGCATCCGCCGCTACATGCGCAAGGAAGTGATGCCCCGCATCGACGAATGCGAGAAGGCACGCAACATTCCGCTCGACCTGCTGGCGGGCATGAGCCAGTTCGGCTATATCGGCGGCCTGCTGCCCGAGGCGTCGGGCGGCCTGGGTCTCGACTTCGTCACGTGGGCGATGATGCTGGAGGAATGCGGCTACTTCTGGGGATCGCTGCGCACCATCGTCAACATCACCAACGTGTTCCTGCGTCTCGTAGGCCACTACGGCACCGAGCAGCAGAAGGCGCACTTCCTGGCGGCGGCGCTCGCGTCGGAAAAGGCCGTCTGCGTGGCGTTCAGCGAGCCCAACCACGGTTCGAATCCAGCCGGCGTCGAAACGCGCGCCGATGACAAGGGCGACCACTACCTTCTCAACGGCACGAAGCTCTGGATAACTAATGGCGTGGCCGCGGACTATTTGATCGTGCTGGCGCGTACTTACAGCCCGACCTCGGACGGCGCGCCATCGCTATTCCTGATCGACAGGTCCGACACGCCCATCGAAGCCCGCCTCGTCGATAAGATGGTGCTCAAGGCGTCGGGTACCTCGGAACTGTTCCTCGATAACGTGCGCATACCAAAGGAAAACCTGCTTGGCGAGGAAGGCGCCGCGCTCAGGTTGATGGCTATCGGCCTGAACTACGGTCGCATGAACATCGCGATGGGCGCCGTCGGGGCCGCGCAGGCGGCGCTGGATATGTCGGTCGAATATGCGAAGACGCGAAAGCAGTTTGGCAAGCCTATTGGCCAGTTTCAGCTCGTCCAGAAGCATATCGTCGACATGATGGTGCGCGTGGAGGCAGCGCGCGCGCTCGGCTACAAGGCGGCTGTTTCACTTCAAAAGGGGCTGCCTTCGCGCATCGAATGCTCGATCGCGAAGCTGTACGCCGCTGAGGCCGCGCACGAAGTGGCCAAGATCGCCATCGCCGTGCACGGCGGGCTCGGCTATTCCACGGAGTATCCGCTCGAGCGCATCTTCCGTGACACGAGCGGCGGCGTCATTCCGGAAGGCACGGCGGAAGTGCAAACGCTCATTGTGGGTCGCGAAGTGCTCGGCATGTCGGCCATCGTCTAA
- a CDS encoding SDR family NAD(P)-dependent oxidoreductase: protein MDLGIAGKVALVTGSGRGIGAQVARSLAREGARVVISDIDLAAAEQVAAELDAGGAKAIAVRCDVCDRDAVTRMVAQATEAFGSVDILVNNAGFNKDRYLTKMDETEWDAVVDTILKGAFHCSRAVLPGMMERKWGRIVNISSRSVFGNPGQTNYSTAKLGLVGFTRALSLEQARFGITVNAIAPGFVETELMRANPTYVTLRDNAIERNPVGFLGTPDDIASAVAFMASERARYITGVTLYVTGGRFSS, encoded by the coding sequence ATGGATCTCGGAATCGCCGGGAAAGTCGCACTCGTGACGGGAAGCGGTCGCGGCATTGGCGCGCAAGTCGCACGCTCGCTGGCGCGCGAAGGCGCGCGTGTGGTCATCTCGGACATCGATCTTGCCGCCGCGGAACAGGTTGCGGCCGAACTCGACGCGGGCGGCGCGAAAGCGATCGCCGTGCGCTGCGATGTCTGCGACCGCGACGCCGTAACGCGCATGGTCGCGCAGGCCACGGAAGCCTTCGGCAGCGTCGACATCCTCGTCAACAACGCCGGCTTCAACAAGGACCGGTACCTGACGAAGATGGACGAGACGGAGTGGGACGCCGTGGTCGACACGATCCTCAAAGGCGCATTTCACTGCAGCCGCGCGGTGCTGCCCGGCATGATGGAACGCAAGTGGGGGCGCATCGTGAACATCTCGTCGCGCTCGGTGTTCGGCAACCCGGGGCAGACCAACTACAGCACGGCCAAGCTCGGCCTCGTGGGTTTCACGCGCGCGCTTTCGCTGGAGCAGGCCAGGTTCGGCATCACCGTGAACGCGATCGCGCCGGGCTTCGTGGAAACGGAACTCATGCGCGCCAACCCCACCTACGTAACGCTGCGCGACAACGCTATCGAACGCAATCCTGTCGGCTTTCTCGGAACGCCCGACGACATCGCCTCGGCCGTCGCGTTCATGGCGTCCGAGCGCGCGCGCTATATAACGGGCGTCACGCTCTACGTGACGGGCGGGCGTTTTTCTTCGTAA
- a CDS encoding BON domain-containing protein produces the protein MKSTVSNLIAVGVLALSGILEARAQPADSGSAPQAVAASGATAKDADRVLRKQVVRALSRTKGLQSRAITVRVKGGVVALQGTVPEEAQVDLATRAAQGVPGVTAVTNSLTLSTF, from the coding sequence ATGAAATCGACCGTATCGAACCTGATCGCAGTAGGGGTGCTGGCTTTGTCCGGCATCTTGGAGGCGCGGGCTCAACCCGCCGATTCCGGCTCTGCGCCGCAGGCCGTGGCGGCATCCGGCGCGACTGCGAAGGACGCCGATCGCGTGCTCAGAAAGCAGGTGGTGCGTGCCTTGAGCCGGACGAAGGGTCTGCAAAGCCGCGCCATCACGGTTCGCGTGAAGGGCGGCGTGGTCGCGCTGCAGGGGACGGTGCCCGAGGAGGCGCAGGTGGATCTTGCCACACGCGCGGCGCAGGGGGTGCCAGGCGTCACCGCGGTGACGAACTCGCTCACGCTCTCGACGTTCTGA
- a CDS encoding porin, whose product MRLIWQGMCGATMVLATGCATAQSSVTLYGVVDVFVQYLDNGGKHSFSERSGGNTGSMFGLRGREDLGNGLKAIFDVENGFNVNNGSFFVDSSALFYRQAWVGLSHDRYGSLTFGRQYQPTFWALYPSDPFRADEVLSPLAAMALAQGTDRNTIASQYQPGRVSNSMVYTSPSVGGFKFYGMYGFAASSTQPVVATTGNFLDVAATYTGYGFYAGIGYSNQHSGTEVVPGLPVPLGLLGAEHFTAALAYRIGIVNLQANYSYNRSKDPAAHSLAAILGAAHSYSIAEAGATIQVSAADTIEIAGVERNVRGVHDNAVGVELGADHSLSKRTALYARVGYLKNNGSSSTSWPGIAAVPPGSKQVLAVLGMTHRF is encoded by the coding sequence ATGCGTTTGATTTGGCAGGGGATGTGTGGAGCAACGATGGTACTCGCCACGGGCTGTGCGACGGCGCAGTCGAGTGTGACGCTCTACGGGGTAGTCGACGTGTTCGTGCAGTATCTTGACAACGGCGGAAAACATTCGTTTTCCGAACGAAGTGGCGGCAATACAGGATCGATGTTCGGTTTGAGAGGGCGCGAGGATCTGGGCAACGGCCTGAAGGCGATCTTCGATGTCGAGAACGGCTTCAACGTCAACAACGGTTCGTTCTTCGTGGACAGCTCGGCGCTGTTTTACCGCCAGGCGTGGGTGGGGCTGTCGCACGATCGATATGGATCGCTCACGTTCGGCAGGCAGTATCAGCCCACTTTCTGGGCGCTTTATCCGTCGGATCCGTTCCGTGCCGACGAAGTGCTCTCGCCGCTGGCGGCGATGGCTCTGGCACAGGGAACCGATCGCAACACGATTGCGAGCCAGTATCAGCCAGGCCGGGTGAGCAACTCGATGGTCTACACGTCGCCGAGCGTCGGCGGATTCAAGTTCTACGGCATGTACGGCTTCGCTGCGAGCTCCACGCAGCCGGTGGTGGCCACCACCGGCAACTTCCTCGACGTCGCCGCGACCTATACCGGATACGGCTTCTACGCAGGGATCGGGTATTCGAACCAGCATTCCGGAACGGAAGTCGTGCCGGGATTGCCCGTACCGCTCGGCCTGCTCGGAGCGGAACACTTCACGGCCGCCCTCGCGTATCGCATCGGCATCGTGAATCTGCAGGCGAACTATTCGTACAACCGGTCCAAGGATCCCGCCGCGCATTCGCTGGCAGCGATACTGGGCGCGGCTCACTCATACAGCATCGCGGAAGCAGGCGCGACGATTCAGGTGAGCGCGGCGGATACGATCGAGATCGCCGGCGTCGAGCGAAACGTGCGCGGTGTGCACGACAACGCGGTCGGCGTCGAGCTGGGCGCGGATCACAGTCTGTCCAAGCGCACGGCGCTCTATGCGCGTGTGGGTTACCTGAAGAACAACGGCAGCTCAAGCACGAGCTGGCCGGGGATCGCGGCGGTGCCGCCCGGTTCGAAGCAGGTGCTGGCCGTACTCGGCATGACGCACCGTTTCTGA
- a CDS encoding response regulator transcription factor, protein MSERARIDWCIAKRETDNALERLAALIAQCEAYGWQRHVAQFQMLTALVEFQRGGAKAARQNAIAALRNGHRLGLIRSILDVDADVFKLIDTVMSAEPVDPVLNFYVQRLRATGDAAKPDPLPSDQAGKRTAGSTSLAILSERESKVVRLLGQALPNKKIARTLGISPETVKWHLKNIYSKLGVSCRDEAVKRMRDVELGEGGGSAA, encoded by the coding sequence ATGTCCGAACGCGCGCGTATCGACTGGTGTATCGCAAAACGGGAGACCGACAACGCGCTCGAACGGCTCGCTGCGCTGATTGCACAGTGCGAAGCGTACGGATGGCAACGTCACGTCGCGCAGTTCCAGATGCTGACGGCCCTTGTCGAGTTTCAGCGCGGCGGGGCAAAAGCCGCGCGGCAAAACGCGATTGCCGCGCTGCGCAACGGACACCGCCTGGGGTTGATCCGCAGCATCCTCGACGTCGACGCCGACGTCTTCAAGCTGATTGACACGGTCATGTCGGCAGAGCCAGTCGATCCCGTGCTGAACTTCTACGTGCAGCGGCTGCGCGCGACCGGGGACGCGGCGAAACCTGATCCGCTCCCGTCCGATCAGGCGGGCAAGCGCACTGCGGGGTCAACGAGCCTCGCCATCCTGAGCGAACGGGAATCGAAAGTGGTGCGGCTGCTCGGCCAGGCGCTGCCCAACAAGAAAATTGCGCGCACGCTGGGCATCTCGCCTGAAACCGTCAAGTGGCACCTGAAGAACATCTACAGCAAACTGGGTGTCTCCTGCCGCGACGAAGCCGTCAAGCGCATGCGCGATGTCGAACTTGGCGAGGGCGGTGGCAGCGCGGCCTGA
- a CDS encoding acyl-CoA dehydrogenase family protein, with protein sequence MHINRTVLRDDHEMLRTTARRFFERECLPKQAEWDKAGQVDRETWLKAGREGLLCVTLPTGYGGGGGDFGHAAVLNEEVNRAGLSGLGFGVHSDIIAPYIARLGNEEQKRKWLPTVCSGASILAIAMTEPGTGSDLKAVRTTAVRDGDEYIINGSKTFISNGLSADLIIVICKTDPAAGSKGVSLIVVEASRAGVRRGRKLDKVGMHAQDTAELFFEDVRVPVSNRLGEEGKGFIYLMGELPQERLSIAIGAAARLEACLEHTLNYVKERKAFNQTVWDFQNTKFKLADIKAQATAVRLTIDHYLAEHMRRRLTLEEAAIAKLFATESLGKALDEMVQLHGGYGYMLEYPVARAFADSRVNRIYGGTSEVMRELIARKL encoded by the coding sequence ATGCATATCAACCGCACCGTCCTTCGCGACGATCACGAAATGCTCCGCACGACGGCACGCCGCTTCTTCGAGCGCGAGTGCCTGCCGAAACAGGCCGAGTGGGACAAGGCCGGCCAGGTCGATCGCGAAACATGGCTGAAAGCTGGCCGCGAGGGCCTCCTGTGCGTCACGCTGCCAACCGGATACGGCGGCGGCGGCGGCGACTTCGGCCATGCCGCCGTGCTCAATGAGGAAGTGAACCGGGCCGGCCTGAGCGGGCTCGGCTTCGGCGTGCACTCGGACATCATCGCTCCGTACATCGCCCGCCTCGGCAACGAGGAGCAGAAGCGCAAGTGGCTGCCGACGGTCTGCTCCGGCGCAAGCATTCTCGCCATCGCCATGACGGAGCCCGGCACGGGCAGCGACCTCAAGGCCGTGCGCACGACGGCCGTGCGCGACGGCGACGAATACATCATCAATGGCAGCAAGACCTTCATCAGCAACGGCCTGTCCGCAGACCTCATCATCGTGATCTGCAAGACCGACCCAGCCGCAGGCTCCAAGGGCGTGAGCCTGATCGTCGTCGAGGCGTCCCGCGCGGGCGTTCGCCGCGGCCGTAAGCTCGACAAGGTCGGCATGCATGCCCAGGACACGGCCGAACTCTTTTTCGAGGACGTGCGCGTGCCCGTCAGCAACCGTCTGGGCGAGGAAGGCAAAGGCTTCATCTATCTGATGGGCGAGCTGCCCCAGGAACGCCTCTCGATCGCTATCGGCGCGGCCGCGCGCCTCGAAGCATGCCTCGAGCACACGCTGAACTACGTGAAGGAGCGCAAGGCCTTCAACCAGACCGTGTGGGACTTCCAGAACACAAAGTTCAAGCTCGCCGACATCAAGGCGCAGGCCACCGCCGTGCGGCTCACGATCGACCACTATCTGGCCGAGCACATGCGCCGCCGCCTCACGCTCGAGGAAGCGGCCATCGCCAAACTCTTCGCCACCGAGTCGCTCGGCAAGGCGCTCGACGAGATGGTCCAGTTGCACGGCGGCTATGGCTACATGCTCGAGTACCCCGTCGCACGCGCCTTTGCCGATTCGCGCGTCAACCGGATCTATGGCGGCACCAGCGAAGTCATGCGCGAGCTCATCGCCCGCAAGCTGTAA